The Streptomyces sp. NBC_01276 genome contains the following window.
ACGCGTGAGGTCGTACGGAGACAGCTCCACAACGACCCGGTCATCCGGGAGGATGCGGATGTAGTGCATACGCATCTTGCCGCTGATGTGCGCGAGGACCTTGTGACCGTTCTGCAG
Protein-coding sequences here:
- the infA gene encoding translation initiation factor IF-1, with product MAKKQGAIEIEGTVIESLPNAMFKVELQNGHKVLAHISGKMRMHYIRILPDDRVVVELSPYDLTRGRIVYRYK